tccttacttagaacctctttcaatggcaggcccatccattcttttatgttttcctcctatcgctttctctgtctgcctattcttttttttcctggtactgttccctgaagtaAGGTCTTttcgagccccgaagaccttttAATATGGCCATGCcattttagcttgcgtttttttacgatagttagtaGGTTAttatggggtccaatcgctgcagtaactaTGTCTctaatttcttggtttgtgatgtggtaTTTGAAtttgatacctaggatccttctgtagcatctcaattccattgctaggatcctcatCTCTGGCTCTgtagtcagcgtccaagactcacaaacATATagaaatgtggccatgaccagggagcgcatcagtcttatttttggtgccgagggctaagcattgtcttttcatattattttaagttttgtaagggctgctgtggactgcaattcgggccagtagttcaggttttgttccctcatctgagagaatagctccgaggtatttgaagctacttacactagttagcttttcacctccaatacttttaaagccctgttggctattggtcataatttggttttattcggcatttatttacataacaaatactgaggaagtcttgtcaatgagcatcaccaagtcagcttctgtccctgctaggccatcaatgtcatctgccAAGCGCAAGTTAgtcattcttcttcctccaatgcttataGAAACGTAAAAGCCCTGGAGAGTaacttccattatcctttctaggaagatattgaaaagtgttggtgaaagtaggcagcctttTCTTACTCTACAagtgtggttttgaaccagtccccaatataaTTGTTGTACACTGTATGCTGCCTGGTTGCCTTTCTTAATTTTTGTGCTACTTACTTGAAGTCAGAGATTTGGTTTTATTTTAGGTATGTTGGAGAAGGAATGGAAGAAGGAGAGTTCTCCGAGGCGAGAGAAGACCTAGCGGCACTGGAGAAAGATTACGAAGAAGTCTCGTTAGATTCTGTCATGACTGAAGAGGACGAGGGTATCGGCGATCAAGAATGATGACCAGTACTGAAGACCAaacattctctctctcatgtAGCTATACAAGGACGATTAGTCTAGTATATTTTCAATATACACACACCCACACTCCATTTACCTTACTGCCCGGACAAAAATCATCCGTCAAATGTATTGAAATAGTAAAAgtgatagaaataaaaacatttagaaacatGGTGATGTCTCTGttctcttttttaaatgttggtTACAATCCCAATATTCAAATCGCACATTTCTAAGAGGTGGAAAAATCTGggttaacgattttcctagaaatctGAAAGTTGTCTAGTGTTGGCCTTATTCTATTCATTAAAGAATTTCATACATTAATTGGAAGCATGGTCTaaaggccaagtacgcttgaacttggctacctatgaagggggagACTCGAGCagtaaaggcagcacgaaaaactTTTCCCTgatacccccttccccactggtccacaaatgagattggacacTTTGAGCATGCTATGATCATAAAAGTGGCGCTGTATAAGTTATAGCTATAATTATCATTAATGTTAAGAAAccttttgcgcatcgtcttttcagtctagatctaatggcTTATCGTTAGAATATATATTAAGTTTAGAAGATTTAGACATTCGTTTAACCAGATTTTTTTCACGTTGGGGGTGGGAAAGTGGGTGGCTAATTAGTGGGTggctaattattttaaaatctagcaTTCATTTGTTAATTAGTAAAAATTATAAGCTctatattttgtattcttttttttttttaaaagttttttttttaaatttttcttgttttctgttaataaattgtgttaattaTAAGAACTATTTACTCAACATTCCAATAtcgcaagggggggggggggagattggTTAACATGTACTTAAAAGTGTGTACAGACGAAGACGTTAGCAGCACttcaaaatatcaacaaaacaCCAAGAAATTAGTTTTGAATCAGTTTTGATTTTATTGTATACATTCTAATAGAAATACTTGTGTATCTCAAGTGTAGACGTATAGGCAGACTAATAGAGATGTAAATCCACTACAGCAAATTATACATTATTCTATTTATGTCAATAGATTAGTTATGTAATCATTTCACGTATTGCCTAGTCTAATACATTAAATCTATCCACCACACTTGAGGTCCTGGagagagttttttttcttttatttttacacttcacttctaggtctagaatctTATACgctaaatgtttaaatatattagAGTTATAGACTTGCATGTTGGCCctagagttttatttttcatgtgaTCTTGAGATCTCGCTCAATACTACAACGATAATCTTCATTCTTttagacaaaattgtctttttCTAGGTTTGCTGTAATTGTATGGGTGTCATTTGAATACAAAAGGGTAGATAATGCTTTGTGAGAACAACAAATCGCTGGAACTAAATCTATTTGCTTTAGATTCATTCTTACTGTTGTAAACGTGGCTAGACGGACAAGCTAGTACAGATCTAAACAAGGAAACAACATTGCAGTATGCTCATTGCCGGTGTCCCCATGTTGCTTTCCCCTTCAGGTTATAACGGTAGTAGCTATTGATGCAGCAGAGGCGGCGACAGTAAATTGATAGACTTAAAATTCCTCTTCGGCACCCTCCTCTTCACCTGCAACTGAGTCTAGACCGACCTCTTCGTAGTCCTTCTCTAGCGCTGCAAGATCCTCTCTGGCCTCTCCAAACTCTCCTTCTTCCATGCCTTCACCGACATACCTGAGAGGAGAGCAATACATTATGTCAGCAACATCAAGAGAAACAAAGCAACATTTGCAAACTCAGGCATCAACAACTTAAATCTCACTAACTCCAACATTAGCTACTCTATAGAGCGGGCATATACAACAGCAGCGACTCAAATGTTATCAAGAGGAcattaaaaatgataaataCTGTGGCAAAGAATTGTTTTATTGTCGCATCTCTAATGAGTAACAAAATGGAAGGGCGGGGGATGCTTTTAACTAAACTACAACTCAATGACTTGATACATCATTGACTCGTGTATTCAGATAGACCCCAACATTTATTACCTTCGCTTATCTCTAGTACTGCTTAAATAACCAGTCCAGCCTTCTACAGCGGAATCAATATAATTAGTTATTTCTGGTtaaaaagatttgttttcacTGTGAGTTGTCATAATAGACTTACAATacagaaattaattttttaacacGATGACCGGTGCGTAGGCCTTGACAGAAAATATAgacaagataataataataataatgcgcCTCAGTGCCCTTAAGAGTTAAGAAACCAATTCCTTTAGAGTAGCAAAGGTGTATATGCACCCGAATTAATTATATGATTGTGGGACCccttattaaaaacaaacaaactcgaAGTTGAGTTATCTTGAAGGTTTGAATGTTATggaatgtgtgtgcgtgttcgAATTTACTGAATGGATTATGATGTAACCACGAGTAAGACTATAAGTTTAATAGGAGCGGTGAATGgctgatttaactctttctctcctaattggtgatgccaacgttgatttgaccccattaaactaaattgatttttggatttataaactttaatctggactttttttttaaagcatgtaTTCCCCTATAATTCAATGCCAAATATAGCATTtactgataacaaacaaaaaagttactgAAGTTTTGTCATatcaggatagtgaaatacaaatgagcaaaatgaataatactatcggCACGAGAAATACTTCTGGAGAGGAAGAGTCAAGTCAGCTGATATCCAAGTGGAAGATACTTGAGAGACAGAAGGACGGGTGTTGGTTGTAGGTTTCAATTGTTTCAAGTAGTAAAACATATTGCTCTTGTGCTTCTATACACATGGACATTTCAGTTGAAAGCTGTATATAGATACTATGAATACAAGTCATCGTCATTTTTGGTCAAGattgaattttatttcttttcttaattCACGGCCTACAAAGATTTAGTTGGACTAGGTGTCTGGGGCTACAACCTATCGACCGTTGAACCAACCACACGCATCTGTCTATTTACAAAGAGACATTCTAATCTAGGTGTCACCTTTTACAAGTGACAGTGTTCTGACAATTCAGTAACCACCTTCAATATGTAATAGGTGGTCAATAATCTCAAATCAGTTGGTACCTTTTTGTCAGTAATAGTTTCATGACactcaaaagtttgtacatctTCTTAAAAATACTTCATATCTTTAAATGCATGACTGCCCCTTGTGAGCCCATATAAGTCACCATGGATGCTATCCACTGCTGAAGAAACCCAACTCTATTCTACAATTATAACCTAAGAGAGGCTGATCCAAGTAAACTCTCTACGCTCACATTGTTTCGGTGTACTTTACTGCTATCAACTTAAATTGTCatcttatgttataaaatacagacgttacttcaaaaaaaatatttacgtcctacgcgtcatgcatctagtcatgagtccatgctctaatagtgctagggaagaaggagcttttgttcaatttgtcctagcatatggaacgaggaatgtgcctttatctttgtgtctttctgggcattttattaggttttgtatttgaagtatACAATGTACTCTCTACTTACCAATGAACGAATGCTCTCTTGGCGTATAATAAATCAAACTTGTGATCGAGTCGAGCAAAAGCTTCAGCTATAGCCGTAGTACTCGCCAACATACAAACTGCCCTCTGGACTTTGGCCAAGTCACCTCCCGGTACCACAGTGGGTGGCTGGTAGTTGATGCCGACTTTGAATCCTGTGGGGCACCAGTCCACAAACTGTATAGTTCTTTTCGTCTTGATTGTGGCGATGGCGGCGTTAACATCTTTGGGTACCACGTCACCTCTATACAGCAAACAGCAGGACATGTACTTGCCATGACGGGGGTCGCATTTGACCAGCTGATTGGCTGGCTCGAAGCAAGAGTTGGTGATCTCAGCCACAGTCAGCTGCTCATGGTAAGCTTTTTCAGCGGAAATGATGGGAGAGTGAATGATGGCAGGGAAATGAATGCGAGGATATGGCACTAAGTTCGTCTGGAACTCTATCAAGTCAACGTTCAGAGCTCCATCAAACCTTAGTGGCGCGGTGATGGACGAGACTGCCTGGGCGAGGATTCGGTTTAAGTTGGTGTATGTGGGGCGCTCTATGTCCAAGTTTCGTCTGCACACGTCATACATAGCCTCGTTGTCGAAGATGAAAGCACAGTCAGAATGTTCCAAGGTCGTGTGCGTTACCAGGATGGAGTTGTAGGGCTCCACTATGGCTGTGCTGATCTGCGGGGCGGGATAGATGGCAAACTCCAGCTTTGACTTTTTACCATAGTCTACTGAGAGCCTCTCCATTAGGAGTGAGGTAAACCCGGAACCAGTTCCTCCTCCAAAGCTATGGTACACAAAGAAGCCTTGAAGCCCTGTACACATATCTGCCAGTTTCCGAATTCTGTCCAAGACCAAATCAACAACTTCTTTTCCCACAGTGTAGTGTCCGCGTGCATAGTTGTTGGCTGCGTCTTCTTTAGCtgtggacacacacacaagtagaTACATCTCAATATAGAGCTGTCTTTGACAAAAGCTTAAGAGCATTAAATCTTAAAAGAAAATGGTTACTGTTGACTTATTGTACGTTTGTTtcagcacatacacacacacactcctacacacacactcctacacacacacgaaaacacagacatataaaaacaatattgtaCTCAGACTATCTTGTAAACGCTCCTAAACTAGTCTTAGTCTAGGTAAAATTGAAATTGGGTGATTATGGAATGTTGTTATTTATAACTCAGCTGTGTATTGAAATAaaactaaagaaagaaagaatgaacgTTCTGTGCCATACACCGACAGGTCATACTAG
The DNA window shown above is from Biomphalaria glabrata chromosome 5, xgBioGlab47.1, whole genome shotgun sequence and carries:
- the LOC106059833 gene encoding tubulin alpha-1 chain-like; the encoded protein is MREVINIHLGQGGVQIGNACWELFCLEHGIQPDGQMPSDKTIGGGDDSFNTFFSETGSGKHVPRVVMLDLEPTVIDEVRTGTYRQLFHPEQLITAKEDAANNYARGHYTVGKEVVDLVLDRIRKLADMCTGLQGFFVYHSFGGGTGSGFTSLLMERLSVDYGKKSKLEFAIYPAPQISTAIVEPYNSILVTHTTLEHSDCAFIFDNEAMYDVCRRNLDIERPTYTNLNRILAQAVSSITAPLRFDGALNVDLIEFQTNLVPYPRIHFPAIIHSPIISAEKAYHEQLTVAEITNSCFEPANQLVKCDPRHGKYMSCCLLYRGDVVPKDVNAAIATIKTKRTIQFVDWCPTGFKVGINYQPPTVVPGGDLAKVQRAVCMLASTTAIAEAFARLDHKFDLLYAKRAFVHWYVGEGMEEGEFGEAREDLAALEKDYEEVGLDSVAGEEEGAEEEF